A genomic region of Bactrocera dorsalis isolate Fly_Bdor chromosome 3, ASM2337382v1, whole genome shotgun sequence contains the following coding sequences:
- the LOC109579785 gene encoding early boundary activity protein 2, whose product MGQILRKISNTLLPNTLFTTCLKRRRNLQNKSNAAKRQRIPYEEPLNSVYVTHSNVRNIAPEIIRPSKYMYVDNAKPNTNEEEIPHKTHTVLITVFKKEPEETAVQITPTIQNHQIKQEEVTAQTSAHDQVREEVTNTERQLIKEEPNERDNESDREQLSDEYSTEITDDISSSNITEQETDEDAHMIKLGPNGTTIPKAKYDKIRWSSSSFATRKLLMCVFGAETLATHSFSGRIAPLYYKHKDTKKPRLDPDKVADIIYCIQKRFKCSEKTIRAVISSKCGDEAKKFTNLRDANKFCKF is encoded by the coding sequence ATGGGTCAAATATTGCGTAAAATTTCTAACACTCTCTTACCAAACACTCTGTTCACCACATGCCTGAAGCGCAGACGCAATCTACAAAATAAAAGCAATGCAGCCAAAAGACAACGTATTCCCTACGAGGAACCTTTGAATTCGGTGTATGTAACACATTCAAACGTAAGAAATATTGCACCCGAAATAATAAGACCTTCAAAATACATGTACGTTGATAATGCAAAACCTAACACTAACGAAGAGGAAATTCCACACAAAACACACACCGTACTTATAACTGTATTCAAGAAAGAACCAGAAGAAACTGCAGTACAAATAACACCAACAATTCAGAACCACCAGATAAAACAAGAAGAAGTTACAGCGCAAACATCGGCACACGATCAAGTAAGAGAAGAAGTGACTAATACTGAACGTCAATTAATCAAAGAAGAACCGAATGAACGTGACAACGAGAGTGACAGAGAACAACTCTCCGATGAGTACTCAACTGAAATAACTGACGATATCAGCAGCTCGAATATAACTGAGCAAGAAACAGATGAGGACGCACATATGATAAAACTAGGACCGAACGGTACAACGATACCGAAAGCGAAGTACGACAAGATTCGTTGGTCTAGCAGTTCGTTTGCAACACGAAAACTGCTTATGTGCGTATTTGGCGCCGAAACGCTTGCTACGCACTCCTTCAGCGGCAGGATCGCGCCATTGTACTATAAGCATAAAGATACAAAAAAGCCCAGATTGGATCCAGACAAAGTAGCTGATATAATTTATTGTATACAGAAACGATTTAAATGCTCAGAGAAAACAATTCGAGCTGTGATCTCTTCAAAATGCGGAGACGAAgcgaaaaaatttacaaatttgagAGATGCAAAtaagttttgcaaattttga